CTCAGGGCCGACACGGTCCGATACCTTGCACAAACACACACCGATCTGTGTGTTCGTGCATTGTACTTAATGGCCCAATGTCTATGTCGGATTTGGTACTGATAGTAAGCTAAAAGTCCTGATATGAATGAAAAGCTGGTACTAAGGGAGAGTGGTGAAATCGCTGGGTTCCATTCCAGACTATTTACCCCGCATGAAACAAGACATGTCAGTGATGGGATCTAAGAAAATTTATTCTAGAGCTTAACAATACATGGTAAAAACGGTCTCTGGGAATTTACTATAGATGGTGCAGTGGAAATACAATTAAAACCTTCTCTTTTTCATTTAACAAACACTATCTGAGACTActcatctataaataaaataagtatgtattacaaaaatgataaatgatatAATTCTAAAACAAAGTCATGTAAGATACCAAACAATTGCATTCTTTCTTGGAAGAAAAATGCTTAACAAATTATGCATTTCCATTTCATTAAACCAATTTTAATTTAGCTTATTGATTTGGCTATGTCTATGGTTAGCTTATAAATACCTATCAGTTAACACATAGaatcattttataatataaaaaatgtactattaatttaatatcatttaTGTATTCATGTTCATGGAAATGgtactttataaattataatcatTCTGTAATATTGGAAAAAGTTTGGTTCTTACATCAGTTCTaattcaatttatcaaatttgatgaattgtaataaaaaactaataaataataccttTTCTAGAGGTTCGTTGTAATTACTGATTTTTTCAACAAAGTCTGGTTTGATTTCTTCATACAGAACTAGTGGAGTGTCTGGTGGGAATCCTGAAAAATATGGTTAATTTTAGATTAATTGTATGCTTGTGCTTTTAGCTTCTTACAGATAAAAATACAGATGTAGATAATATTGCtaataaaagtattataatatgccTAGGAAAACAGTGTTAGAATTTAAGCTAGAAAACAGATTATGATTCTGAACATTATCATGTCAGTCTGATTATATTAACAACATGAGATAGCTAGATTTAGAAACCCATCAGTCGACCCATTAACTATTGTTATCTTTATATAATGTAACTCTCTTCTGAATCCGACTTTGATGTAATTGAAATTCTATTTATAAAAGAATGAAAGATGAAAGGATTACTAtactaagttctctaatgctgacatgTTTTGTTTGTCACTTGTAGCTTATAGAAAGgctattttggaatatttattcttggtgatttagtccgatgtgtattattaaattttgtagtGTAAGTTGATGTGTGTGagaataatatgtgcgtattgtgttgcttttttttgtttttttttttgtgtaaacttaaatatctaaatttctctctttttttctttttttcactctctatttaaatgttatttggatggtggaaacatgtttggttattgttttgctatttttttaaatatatgtttattttcccaaataaataaataaataacaaatacgaTTCATACCTGCACGTTGATTGAGTATAGGTAGAAGATCGGCAGGTTTGCTTGCGATGGGCAAATAATGGTGTCCGCAGTAGTGTATGCGCTTCTGTTTAGGATCATAATACTTAAAAAACAGGACCACGTCGTTCTTCTTATCGAACCAAGGCAATGATGTGAGACCAGAATCTGGAGGCAGCATCTCGAGGAATATGTTCCATGGGTTCATGTTCTCAGAAACGTCAGCTACAGTCTTGAGTTGATCGTTAAAAATGTCTAGGCAGGTCGGTCTGCATGTCTgagaacaaaatattttatgcttTATCTATTCCTTTACAATAAATTAACTTGTAAGCGTGTTGTATAATTAACATACATATGTGCCCATAATTATGAAAGCGATCAAAgtcatatattttttgtgtctagatatttaataaattgcattgcataaataaataaaaatattaatgtccTATACATTAtatgacattttaatttttaattttgatatctTTATAATATAGGTTTTAATATATCATTTTCCAAAGGTTTGTGTGTAAAATGTCATAAATTCACAGTTGCAGAtctatttacaaactatacgttaCCTGATTAGAGCGTGCGCTAAATGGCCAGGGTCGGAGCTGCTGCAGTGGATACTTAAAGTTCTCTGACAATATCTCCATGAGTTCAGAGACGGTGGCCTGCTTCCTGACGCGGAACACGCGGTAGTGCGCGCGCTCCGGGTCGTACAGATCGTTCCCTTGATGACCGTCGAAAGCTTCCTCCAATACTACATTCACGTTCATATACAGGTGGGCTTCGTTCCGCTCTTTGCGACGAATCTGGAAAGCGAAGAATAATAACTTGAGGAATATTGTAGGACCGCATTGTAAAAACTTGCCTACTAATTGCGATTTGATTACACAATAATTACAccaattattactttttttttatcctacctaagctgatagcctggagaggctatttcagcgtaaccttaactagtagatgagctcacggggctcaaaccggagtgatgctaacactgaccctagcaagagccgtgcttcgcagaatctaccaccggatcggaaacgcgacccactgagaagatcggacgagaaactcagtgcgctgtgtctatgggttaattcgctcgtcgaacccttcgtcgcaagcgacgggttcgacgaggacggtgaccggaattaTTACTGTAAGGCAGTTGATATTACAGCCTCATGTTTTAGGCGAGGACTTGCATGTTGCGATGTGTATGAACTTCAGTAATCGATTGCTTGTGCGTTCGTTCGCCTAACGATAGATCGTaggccaataaataaataaaaaaaaataagaaataccgTAAAAGATATTCGctttagatttaaaattttaatttatttatgaatagtgaaaaggatttttttttcgatagAATAACTTTGTAGATTAAATAAGACAAAATATTTACGGTTTCGATTCTCTTCTCTTCAGCTAATCTCTCACTCAACTCAGTAGGTATGTCTGCTTGTGTTACTTCTTGTAGAACAGTCTTCAACTGTGAATCCCTACAAATTGACCAAAATGACGTCTAATTTAATCCTTCATAGACAACCTTCAAGGTAGAACCTTCATTTACAAATGGTTTCATtaacgaaaatttaaaaacatctgTTTAACTATATAGCTAAACTGCATTTGTATAGTTAATAAATGTAATcctgtaatattttattgtttttctattATAACTAAAACGTTTgaacttatttatattttaatattatttctaaactataacataaatattttcaagcttgataacaaaatttatcatctatttggTCTCATCAGTCAAACCACCCTCGAACCTTAAATGTCATGTCTGTCAATAGGTTTTCATGAAATTTCTGTGAACCAAATTCATTTCATGACCTCAAAGTTATCAGTGTCAGGattggaaggagaaagccctgaataaagcagtctggagagacatactggaccaggctaaagcccactgggctgtaaggcctatgAACATGATGAAATTCATTTCATAAGTTTTAAGTACTGTCCTTACATTACTCATTACCCCAGTGGTTTAGCTTAAAACAGTAATGCAAGTTATTAATTTTCCACGCTCAGTTCTAATGTGTAAAGAactaaaattcaaaaattttattaagttcTTACTAGGAGTTATTAGCGATTACAATGTGCATATAGTACCTGATATAAACCAACATATAGGCGTTAGTGCAGTGGCGAACGGTCAACGTCATGTCCTCGTCGTGACCGCCGTAGTTGTATTCGATGGCCTCCTGTTTCGTGCACCGGGACACCACGTCGTCGTCGAACTTACACCACTGAACAAaaccaataataattaaattatttaagggattttatgacctggtaactaagacctttaagtcatgtcttattttaatttattttctaatttttatgaaaaatgataaaatgaaatcaagatgattaatttgagacattaatcaactgggatgaaatcaaatgaaatgagatgagatgatatgggatgaaatataatctcagtaaaattgtggtcatctactgagactttttcattggactttttggaggatccccaGAAGTGAtgtccaacggctttgtttcattttcccacatttgtgcactttcacacatattaaaaggtgaataaaccaccattattacacatttaaacctgaagaatcactaaatagacaaaataaaacaaatcacacaactttactcctcgcgttcccgccaaaaagtccataataattaaatattgccTTCACTGCAACTGCCGTCAGTTGTATGCATGAGACGCACTGGTTGAAGCGCCACCTTGTGTAAGGTGATGGTACTGAGACAgacgaatgaaaaaaaaacctgctaaaactacttcaatcgaacGAACAATACGATAAGTCAagcgaattattattttatagcttCATAACTAAGTTCCATTGTTTTTAACGAATACCTTTATAGTTTATCTGACAATTATATCAAATTTGCTTAAAGCTACCTTTCTAAAGAGTCGTAACGACAAACAGTCAAAAGCATCATGTTTTAAGCAAAAACatgttatgtatatttaaagACACACAAACCATTTTAAATTCGTGAAACTAAAGTTAGTCTAGTGTGTATTTTCCAAGGCtatcaaaaagaaaataaattaatgttttgtttcattCATTAACAAACAACAGAAAAATATCAtcatttgaattgaattgaatttgtttgTAAAAACAGCGTCGAGATCAGTTTTAAAATGATTACATCAGCGATTAGTTTACAGAGAAAGAAAAGTGAATAGGTAGAGAACATATCACTATCTCTTTTGTACACCCACACCTTAACGACAGTGATGTCACCTAAAAAATATGTCTATAagctatattatttattcattatttaataaaaaaaagtacgaaAAAATAAGACAACATTCTTTTGAAACAGTGAACATTTTCTTTCTTTATCAATATGATTTGCATCATACCTTTCCGTCACCTTTCGGATTGATAAAGACCACATAATGCCCCCCGTGGTTGTCTCCCGAGTGAACTAATACCGCATGGAGGGTGTAGTCAGCCGGTGTTTCTGGTTTCTCCTGTAGATATGCATCTAAATTGATACGTTCGTAGAATTCAAATCTAAAAaccaaaatacaattttcatcaagtaattgtaaattatttcaactaataaaaaaagtgcTATCATATAAGTTATAAGTAATATCAAGTAACATAAGTACTATCAATAGTAAGTAAAGTACTTTAAAGTACTGTAAAAATaacttcatatttaaaaatattaaaattgaattaaattgttCTGTATTAGGCATTACATGCAGAGTCAAAATTTGTGGGTACTTTTATGTGTTTATATCACAGATATGAGTCAATTCTGGATATTTTTTTGTCCTTCTTTGTGTAGttttaacttctttttttttattgcccttgtaggcagacgagcatacggcccacctgatggtgagtggttaccgtcgcccatgtacttcagcaatgccaggggcagagccaagccgcttaatactctccacaagcctcgtttgaagaaggacatgtcatagcgctcgggaaacaccgtggaagggagctcattccataaccggatggtacgtggcaaaaaagacctctggaaacgcactgtcgatgaccgcagtggctccaggtagtatggatgaactctactccggtggcgggcggtgcgatggtaaaaacgaaatgccggtatcatctcgaacaattcctcagaatgTAGGACTTTGGACTAACCTGTCATTAAACTTGACCGAACTGTCGGTAATGGGATCGTATTGGAATCTCATCAAGTGTAAATGTAACACGGGCGGGAACGTGGCAAATATGACGCCTTTCTCGGCTTCCTGGAGACCGTGCTCGCCAGCGTCGTACTTATTCTCGCCGTCTAGCGTTTCTGTGCTTATGTAATCTTTGAACGATTCGTAGACTGTAAAATATATCGTGTTAGGATACTTCACTCATATGTAcactttaaatcaatttaatagcTATTGTTAACAACTAATTTCAAAAATTTGGTATATATAGAATTATAGTTAATTAGGTTATAAAATTCAGACTATGATTATGAAGCTGATGAGCTTATAgtccacccgatggtgagtgattGTAGTTGCTCGTGGAAATCTTGCTATAGATACTATCATAATCTTCTTTTAATACTAGTACCTTATAATTAATAGCCTTATTCTACTTATTTCCATTTCTATACAAAATTGTCGTTTTATGTTGGTATTCAAATTATCCCTGCTCCTCTAAAAAGCGCTACAGTTCTTTTGGCGTTAGATTGTTGGTAGGGGCAAGATGTTATTTTCCAGTGGCTCAATTGGACACCGAATAATTTAAGTAACGTCAATAGTTTTTTTACTtggttattacatattatacaaaatttatACGTTTGCATTTCGTTAAATTTCGatatcaataattataaaatcccATCTAAGTATTTTAGATGCTAGACGTCACGTCTTGGTTTTTGatcaattttaattgaatatgcaatttcgaaaagggcacatctctgaaaatgtaaaatgttcaggaaatgaaaaaaaaaactgaatattttctaaagtagtgtaaaatttaaaatattaacttttgagatatattttagtgttaattagcaattgaaaattactggaattattataaaatgagtgtaggtaagcctcaaagctacatgtatatgaaaaaacgtatttgaccgaatatgcgacatgtgcccttttcgaaattgcacaTTTAATTAGAAAATCAATATTATAAACACTCACTATTTTTCTTCCCTTTTATATTGAGTTGGATATCGTAGAATGTTTCCACTCGGGTACTTGAAACGTTAACGTTCTTACACTTAATGTATGATGTCATCTTGCCCTCGAACAGTCGAGGAACCGTGCCCTCCACGCATGTGCCCTTCATTTTACTTTCTAATTTATCCAATAAAACCTGTGcatcaaaaaaacaaaattattatttaatttcatgatttaaatttactttacttaattagtaaagtaaaataaaataaattggtttACTAAGAAACCCGTAATCTGGGTgaagtacttttttttcattattaaattttccattaacgTTAGTGTTGACATCACGAGTTAAACGAAAACTAGATATAAATATCTAATTGTTAGCTTCGTAGTCGACGACAATAGGTACTCCAGAATGACGAAACTGATTGGTAATTAATGTTATATGTGTTATTGAAATGTATCACTTGATAAGACTCTTGTACCTTTGTTGAAATCAAGAACAATTCTTAAGACACAAATTCTTGAAAGAACATGACTCTGGTTTAATAATTGTTGAAACTGAGATATTTATACCAAACAGGTCATAAATCATTTCGAGTTTCAATGAATAGTTTAAAAGTTAGAAGGTAAAAAAATCaggatgcaataaaaaaaagttttaaaccaACTTCAGAAAAAGTAGGAGAATATCAATTTGACTGGTTTTTTATGCGtgttataatagccggcaaacttcttgagcatttgttgacgtagtgggggtaagtttgcgcatggtacactcacgtgcaaaaacattatttactctgcgtcataatgcaattaaattattaaaatcaacatatgtatttatttatatatttattagaacatcaacaaaaaatataggttaataattgtaataatttaatcttggggtaaaatagatattccttctattaagtcaaaactagagctgttgccaggtcttcgttcagttgaagcgaagctggtatttgtaatttttttttcgttatcataatcttgataattatcatcatcactgttttcatcacccgagtcgccatcatcgtgataagtcgacatagggctcatcggtgtagtttacgactcggtcggttcgatcttcttttttgtctataattaattattttttgaagatattcgattcgtagtaatagaacgttacttttttcaattaccagcttccgattattttctgttttttttttccatctgaagcctagctctttcataattcgtcgtaaccttcattccgagccattaaaatgtatatcttctttgaatttttcgaagcctttctacgatacggagtttcgctgcttgttatgtagttattatgattacgtatttttattacagattgaacgaaactatccattccggtaactttcttcttccctgatcttttcttacccggagtcccaaacACGGccagcaagccagagcctttagcttcgttaataatggaCCTAACAGTGCCcaatgatgtttttgttgcttccgaagtctgttttactttttcaatatcatttttcccctgttttataatgaagcaatatacgtcgtacacaatttttctaccctttcttttgaatactacaccagtttgtcgcggcatagtgtattttttataaaaaatcaacaaactctcaacaaatagcaatggcaacaaagtcaacaagcaattataacaaataacttaacgattaataacgatagacttttcactgtacgcaagcgtacttttgggagcaagcggaacgagggcgcggtgcgggacgcaaggttcgactgatctaccaataacgcgctcgatacgatttcccctgccgtcgcgcctcaccctcaccaccaaagtgatctaaaattcggttctgcgcagtcaaggtcatttgctcacgatgtttgccggttactatacctaATAACTGTTTTCTTGGACCCCGACTATGAGGATTCTTTTTTATGTATGAAATGTTATCAAAATATGACCAGTAGTTTTTagtcaatcaaatcaaatcaaaaaatttttattcaacataaatgaaagtacatacttgttgaacgtcaaaaaaactaCCTACTACTACTAGTATCGttattaatgcatatttaatggACATATCTACATAAATATCCtcattttgtttgttctttattttattgaagtagGTTTTATTTTCTGGTTTATATACTCTTTAAATTAGTTtactaaaaaaactataatttcttACCCTAAGGAACTCTTGTACGTCGTGTTGCATGAAAGAATCAAGGGTTTCCCAACCAAAGCTCTTGGTCAACTTCTTTGTACCAACTGGTTTATCACAGAACTGTAACTCGTAGAATACTCTTTGCAAAGCCAAAGCCACCGATCTACAAAGGAATGTTTCTGTTATATTGTTACCaatcttgttttaatattaatattttttttttcatttcatgaaCGCAAATTCATTGCTTAAGCATGTGTGTGTAAAACAAcacttatattatttatttgaatgctTCGTTTCAAATGCTTCATTTTTCTTAAATACGGGTGAATAGGTTttgaaaataatagttttatttgatATCTTCGAAGTAATGGGTCATTGAACTGCTCATACCTAGATACTGAGTAAacgtttgaaaataaatttaattggaaCGTGCCTTATTTaagtcattaaaatattttaacatttcCTTCACAtgtattgtgtttattattgtaattttaaagtCCTAAGATATTACAATGTTAGGTGCAGTCAGATTTACatcatatacaaaaataaacaagacaCTCTTCAACTCGACATTCAACGACCTGAAGTTAATGTTTTCTCAAGTGATATGTTAACTGAAAGGTCACATAACCTAAGCCCTGGAAACGATATATATGCCGCAAAGATGCTGGCTATGGCCAACTATCAAACATGGACCTTGTGATATAGTTTCACGAATCACTTGCTAAATGATGCAGTAAAAGCTtcattaatttagaatttactTTTGATCGTTTCCAATTAGATAACACTTTATGAATTCTAGcatgcttaaaaaaaattggtcttTTGATCTCGGAATCGTAAAAACTACATCGGTAATTGAATTTCCTCAATACCATTTAAGATTAAATCAATGCTAAGACTACCTAAAATGGAAGCAATGTTAATCTGAGTGTCAATGctaattcatattaattttcaatgcaaaacaaCAACACATACTGCTCAGCCCCGATACAGTACAACCGTTAGCTATATACACATAATGCTTGTATTACAAATACTAAAAAtgtttacacaatatttttattgtatagattgTCGCATTTTATTTGCTTACGACAAACAATGCGCTGGTTACAGATGCATTGCATGTTCGAAACAAGAACtcagtaaaatataatttcataattttaagaGGCTATTTATGCGACACTTTCATTCACTGTCACTTATATCTCACACTTATATCACTTATATGACAGTGAGTCATTTAATTATGTACATAACACAGTAAtccctataacacggtagattggTTCCACGTTCTAGGAAACGCGTTGTAAGAATATTCTCGCATaacgtgctttgtacataacgCGTTATATGACCCATATAACGCGTTATGTAAATATACATTACATACGTaacacaaaataacattttttttacaattcaaaTACTAGGagcacaaatttaataaattatttaatttaattaatttcataacaaCACAATTGACATAATGTGCACAGGTGCGCGAAATCAATTATGAACGGtacaaatcattataaattGCACAGTAGTACGGAAATATAACGTATGAAATCCCCGCGTTATATGGGGGAATACCCGTGTTATACGAGGGACTGACATCGCGTAGTATGAAAATGCGCTATAAGAGGAATTACTGTACCTtgcaatagttttaatttaatttaaaaatattgtttaaatagCAATATCTTTTTACTAACCTAGTACTATCGTCCGATTCTGTAGGCATCTTGTACACAGCTTTGCGGAGTTGATTCGTGAAATAAAGTGTTTGAAGTAACGAGTTCATATAACAAGTTGCACCTTGATTCTTCAGAcctgaatacatttaaaatgcATCTATAAAACAAACTAAGTAGTTTATGTAGGCATATTTAAATCATTACGTATGAAGTACTATAAAATACTTGTGTTTTGGTGTATTGTGAGATTCCAGGTATACTTGTGAagtataatgaaatgaaaatacacACCCTGTATCTAATACAATGTAGAATTCGACCTCTTCTCTCAAAGTGAGTGCGAGCATTTACCTTTCTACATTGTCATTTCTATAAACTCCAAAAACGAATTGTAACTAACACGAGTATTagcaagtaatttttttttatgagtgtgAAATTTATTGTGTTATTTGACGTTTTCATTCAGGACAGCGATTACCCATGAATATTTAAAGTATCCTCAATAGCACAACTGAGAGTTCCACTTTAATTTTCCTACAGTGACACTGTTATGTCTTACCAACATATCCTGTATGCTTCTTAGAATCCCAAGATACGCCGTGGGGTGCTTCGGCGGTGACGTGAACTTCCAGAGTGATCGCGTCGTCTTTAATGTAGCCCTTCTCGGGGTCTAACACGTCGTTCCACGTCATGAAGTGAGAAAAGCCCCAGTCGTTTTCTTTGctgataacaataaataaaaaaaattaagcttatTTTCctcatatttttcttattttccttTTAAGCTTATTCTCCTTAtatcatcataatcatcatctcagcctgtccactgctAAACATAGACCTttccaagtgatctccagtgcggccggtccgttgcatCCAATGTGACCCAGCGATTCTAGGTTGccggtaggtggccgtcccacacttaAATATATAGAATCCTAATAagctatatattaatatgtgaagcaaaaactttgtatagccctttttaagaaaattgcgcagacggacgCGTATTAAATttgccacacttatagagaatatagaggagtgcagaattttatatttttttaaatgatcgtAAAACCTATGATGTACGTATATGGCAACTTTGGCAACCACTCAAGACTAAGCAGTTGGGAGCACGTTCAACCAGTGAAAACAAAGATAAGCAGGCCTTATTGTAGGTACCCCTTCGTCCTTACTCTGTGTAACGAGTCTAGCATTCGAAAGCTAGATAAGATGACGTAGTATATACGTCATTATTTAGCTTCATTTGTTTTTTCAAGGAGTATAAGCATTCgactttgtttatatttaaaatgggCGAGGCAAGGTTTTGCTATACTACTAAATCATTTACTGTGGTTTTATATCTATAATAACCATGATAAATGAGATAGTTTGTATATTACGCTAACATCTTAACTACTCCATAGATCATCATAAAGTTTTGCATATATCTTTCAGAGGTACAGAAAGAGATGCCAAACCCAAAGAATATTATGATGTTTCCTTAGTATAT
The Bombyx mori chromosome 17, ASM3026992v2 DNA segment above includes these coding regions:
- the LOC101739310 gene encoding ubiquitin carboxyl-terminal hydrolase 7 isoform X2; protein product: MNHTPAPDRQQHDSNVNQVVEMETQDVETITTEKTWNEEMMKGPNGEVVMADVMKTQETASAEMPLACLDAEMEDDEARSEATFRFTVHNFKNLKDSMLSPPCYVRNLPWKIMVMPRQAPSPDRQQQKSLGFFLQCNGESESSSWSCYAMAELRLISHKPDTEPFLRKIQHLFYSKENDWGFSHFMTWNDVLDPEKGYIKDDAITLEVHVTAEAPHGVSWDSKKHTGYVGLKNQGATCYMNSLLQTLYFTNQLRKAVYKMPTESDDSTRSVALALQRVFYELQFCDKPVGTKKLTKSFGWETLDSFMQHDVQEFLRVLLDKLESKMKGTCVEGTVPRLFEGKMTSYIKCKNVNVSSTRVETFYDIQLNIKGKKNIYESFKDYISTETLDGENKYDAGEHGLQEAEKGVIFATFPPVLHLHLMRFQYDPITDSSVKFNDRFEFYERINLDAYLQEKPETPADYTLHAVLVHSGDNHGGHYVVFINPKGDGKWCKFDDDVVSRCTKQEAIEYNYGGHDEDMTLTVRHCTNAYMLVYIRDSQLKTVLQEVTQADIPTELSERLAEEKRIETIRRKERNEAHLYMNVNVVLEEAFDGHQGNDLYDPERAHYRVFRVRKQATVSELMEILSENFKYPLQQLRPWPFSARSNQTCRPTCLDIFNDQLKTVADVSENMNPWNIFLEMLPPDSGLTSLPWFDKKNDVVLFFKYYDPKQKRIHYCGHHYLPIASKPADLLPILNQRAGFPPDTPLVLYEEIKPDFVEKISNYNEPLEKVLDELMDGDIIVFERADNRHDELELPTCQDYFKYIFYKVEVQFVDKTVPNDPGFTMELSMQMRYDQMARAVGQRLNVDPYLIQFFKCQNYKDTPGLPLRYSYDGILKDLLVYCKPKCPKKLFYQILSIKVNELDNKKQFKCLWVGPNYKEDKELILYPNKGGKVSDILEEAAKVVEMSTEGSGRLRIVEVSCHKVLPGPDPELTLDQVTISPPRLYRIEEIPRDELNLQEDEMLVPCAHFYKQVYATFGIPFYARFKHNEPFEAVKDRLQKKLDIPDKEWEKYNFAVVTNGRPNYISEGATVNINDFRLSSNTNLSHPDATARPWFGLEHINKTPKRSRVNYLEKAIKIYN
- the LOC101739310 gene encoding ubiquitin carboxyl-terminal hydrolase 7 isoform X5, translated to MNHTPAPDRQQHDSNVNQVVEMETQDVETITTEKTWNEEMMKGPNGEVVMADVMKTQETASAEMPLACLDAEMEDDEARSEATFRFTVHNFKNLKDSMLSPPCYVRNLPWKIMVMPRQAPSPDRQQQKSLGFFLQCNGESESSSWSCYAMAELRLISHKPDTEPFLRKIQHLFYSKENDWGFSHFMTWNDVLDPEKGYIKDDAITLEVHVTAEAPHGVSWDSKKHTGYVGLKNQGATCYMNSLLQTLYFTNQLRKAVYKMPTESDDSTRSVALALQRVFYELQFCDKPVGTKKLTKSFGWETLDSFMQHDVQEFLRVLLDKLESKMKGTCVEGTVPRLFEGKMTSYIKCKNVNVSSTRVETFYDIQLNIKGKKNIYESFKDYISTETLDGENKYDAGEHGLQEAEKGVIFATFPPVLHLHLMRFQYDPITDSSVKFNDRFEFYERINLDAYLQEKPETPADYTLHAVLVHSGDNHGGHYVVFINPKGDGKWCKFDDDVVSRCTKQEAIEYNYGGHDEDMTLTVRHCTNAYMLVYIRDSQLKTVLQEVTQADIPTELSERLAEEKRIETIRRKERNEAHLYMNVNVVLEEAFDGHQGNDLYDPERAHYRVFRVRKQATVSELMEILSENFKYPLQQLRPWPFSARSNQTCRPTCLDIFNDQLKTVADVSENMNPWNIFLEMLPPDSGLTSLPWFDKKNDVVLFFKYYDPKQKRIHYCGHHYLPIASKPADLLPILNQRAGFPPDTPLVLYEEIKPDFVEKISNYNEPLEKVLDELMDGDIIVFERADNRHDELELPTCQDYFKYIFYKVEVQFVDKTVPNDPGFTMELSMQMRYDQMARAVGQRLNVDPYLIQFFKCQNSYKDTPGLPLRYSYDGILKDLLVYCKPKCPKKLFYQILSIKVNELDNKKQFKCLWVGPNYKEDKELILYPNKGGKVSDILEEAAKVVEMSTEGSGRLRIVEVSCHKVLPGPDPELTLDQVTISPPRLYRIEEIPRDELNLQEDEMLVPCAHFYKQVYATFGIPFYARFKHNEPFEAVKDRLQKKLDIPDKEWEKYNFAVVTNGRPNYISEGATVNINDFRLSSNTNATARPWFGLEHINKTPKRSRVNYLEKAIKIYN
- the LOC101739310 gene encoding ubiquitin carboxyl-terminal hydrolase 7 isoform X3; translated protein: MNHTPAPDRQQHDSNVNQVVEMETQDVETITTEKTWNEEMMKGPNGEVVMADVMKTQETASAEMPLACLDAEMEDDEARSEATFRFTVHNFKNLKDSMLSPPCYVRNLPWKIMVMPRQAPSPDRQQQKSLGFFLQCNGESESSSWSCYAMAELRLISHKPDTEPFLRKIQHLFYSKENDWGFSHFMTWNDVLDPEKGYIKDDAITLEVHVTAEAPHGVSWDSKKHTGYVGLKNQGATCYMNSLLQTLYFTNQLRKAVYKMPTESDDSTRSVALALQRVFYELQFCDKPVGTKKLTKSFGWETLDSFMQHDVQEFLRVLLDKLESKMKGTCVEGTVPRLFEGKMTSYIKCKNVNVSSTRVETFYDIQLNIKGKKNIYESFKDYISTETLDGENKYDAGEHGLQEAEKGVIFATFPPVLHLHLMRFQYDPITDSSVKFNDRFEFYERINLDAYLQEKPETPADYTLHAVLVHSGDNHGGHYVVFINPKGDGKWCKFDDDVVSRCTKQEAIEYNYGGHDEDMTLTVRHCTNAYMLVYIRDSQLKTVLQEVTQADIPTELSERLAEEKRIETIRRKERNEAHLYMNVNVVLEEAFDGHQGNDLYDPERAHYRVFRVRKQATVSELMEILSENFKYPLQQLRPWPFSARSNQTCRPTCLDIFNDQLKTVADVSENMNPWNIFLEMLPPDSGLTSLPWFDKKNDVVLFFKYYDPKQKRIHYCGHHYLPIASKPADLLPILNQRAGFPPDTPLVLYEEIKPDFVEKISNYNEPLEKLMDGDIIVFERADNRHDELELPTCQDYFKYIFYKVEVQFVDKTVPNDPGFTMELSMQMRYDQMARAVGQRLNVDPYLIQFFKCQNSYKDTPGLPLRYSYDGILKDLLVYCKPKCPKKLFYQILSIKVNELDNKKQFKCLWVGPNYKEDKELILYPNKGGKVSDILEEAAKVVEMSTEGSGRLRIVEVSCHKVLPGPDPELTLDQVTISPPRLYRIEEIPRDELNLQEDEMLVPCAHFYKQVYATFGIPFYARFKHNEPFEAVKDRLQKKLDIPDKEWEKYNFAVVTNGRPNYISEGATVNINDFRLSSNTNLSHPDATARPWFGLEHINKTPKRSRVNYLEKAIKIYN